A single genomic interval of Candidatus Neomarinimicrobiota bacterium harbors:
- a CDS encoding MFS transporter has protein sequence MSKSTEPKRRSPWLWIPSLYFAEGVPYTVVMLIAVVFYKRMGISNMEIALYTSWLYLPWVLKPLWSPLVDIFQTKRFWIVIMQLFIGAGLGGVVLTIPMPGFFQLTLGFFWLLAFSSSTHDIAADGYYMIGLSQHDQAWWVGIRSTFYRLAIIAGQGGIIIFAGMIESNTGLADLEVVVKATPDYQIEHRIDPDYFRLPENGDELEIHIYPETVEVGLGKQSNLSYDSLLTMVNYWNANRLELSDTTDLTAVAFVNYEAPDATDDVGKTALAYIGLSNKPLGDEEIVVSFGHDTGDKSIKLLSDTRFIFHQDDWNIPYLALIQLHPNLKTASSATFIARSGNIPLAWSLSFLILTGLFIIFFVYHYFILPRPAGDKGVKPSGMSEFFQSYANTFSTFFTKDKIGLAVAFILVYRFGEAQLVKIAPLFMIDTIEAGGLALTTQQYGFIYGTLGAVMLTLGGILGGMVAAKQGLKFWILWMALAMKLPDVVYVYLSYVQPENFTMIAIMVGVEQFGYGFGFTAYMLYMITVAEGKFKTAHFAICTGFMALGMMIPGMFSGWLQETIGYQMFFIWVLIATIPGLLMLKFLPIDPEFGKKSVEK, from the coding sequence ATGTCTAAGAGTACTGAACCCAAGCGCAGATCCCCCTGGTTATGGATTCCCTCTCTGTATTTTGCAGAGGGTGTACCCTACACAGTTGTCATGCTCATTGCAGTCGTTTTTTACAAACGAATGGGAATTTCCAATATGGAGATTGCCCTCTATACCAGCTGGCTCTACCTGCCCTGGGTTTTAAAACCACTCTGGAGCCCCCTGGTTGATATCTTCCAGACCAAACGATTTTGGATCGTTATCATGCAGCTCTTTATCGGGGCTGGGCTGGGTGGTGTTGTTTTAACAATTCCAATGCCTGGGTTTTTCCAGTTAACGCTTGGCTTCTTTTGGCTATTGGCTTTCAGTTCATCTACCCATGACATTGCGGCAGATGGGTATTACATGATTGGATTATCCCAGCATGACCAAGCCTGGTGGGTAGGTATTCGAAGTACTTTCTATCGTCTTGCCATTATCGCGGGTCAAGGTGGAATCATCATTTTTGCCGGTATGATCGAAAGTAATACTGGTCTCGCTGATTTGGAAGTTGTGGTCAAAGCGACCCCGGATTATCAAATTGAACACCGGATTGATCCCGATTATTTTCGCCTTCCAGAGAACGGGGACGAACTGGAAATTCATATTTATCCCGAAACGGTTGAAGTGGGGTTGGGTAAACAGTCCAACCTTAGTTATGACTCATTGCTAACCATGGTGAATTACTGGAATGCCAATCGCTTAGAACTGAGTGATACAACGGATCTGACCGCCGTAGCCTTTGTTAATTATGAGGCTCCAGATGCAACAGATGATGTTGGTAAGACTGCCCTGGCCTATATCGGACTTTCGAATAAACCGCTGGGAGATGAAGAAATCGTTGTCTCTTTTGGTCATGATACAGGGGATAAAAGCATCAAATTACTTTCTGATACTCGCTTTATTTTTCACCAGGATGATTGGAATATTCCATACCTGGCATTAATCCAGCTTCATCCGAACCTGAAGACAGCATCAAGTGCTACATTTATTGCTCGATCAGGAAATATCCCTCTGGCCTGGTCCTTGTCATTTCTGATTCTTACGGGCCTATTTATTATCTTTTTTGTTTACCATTATTTTATTCTGCCGCGTCCCGCTGGTGATAAGGGAGTAAAGCCGTCAGGTATGTCTGAATTTTTCCAAAGTTATGCCAATACCTTTTCCACATTCTTTACAAAGGACAAAATTGGTTTGGCTGTCGCATTTATTCTTGTTTATCGGTTTGGTGAAGCCCAACTAGTGAAAATTGCTCCCCTCTTTATGATCGATACTATTGAGGCTGGGGGATTGGCATTGACCACGCAACAATATGGCTTTATCTATGGAACTCTAGGCGCAGTTATGTTGACCTTGGGTGGTATCCTTGGTGGTATGGTTGCTGCTAAACAGGGATTGAAATTCTGGATTCTCTGGATGGCGCTGGCCATGAAGCTGCCTGATGTTGTCTATGTTTATTTATCATACGTTCAGCCTGAGAATTTCACAATGATAGCCATTATGGTGGGAGTAGAACAGTTTGGCTACGGTTTTGGGTTCACAGCCTATATGTTGTACATGATTACAGTAGCAGAGGGTAAGTTCAAAACAGCCCACTTTGCCATCTGTACGGGTTTTATGGCCTTGGGGATGATGATTCCTGGAATGTTCAGTGGTTGGCTCCAGGAGACAATCGGGTATCAGATGTTCTTCATCTGGGTGCTGATCGCCACCATACCTGGGCTGCTCATGCTCAAATTCCTGCCCATTGATCCGGAGTTCGGAAAGAAATCAGTAGAGAAATAA